A stretch of the Oncorhynchus clarkii lewisi isolate Uvic-CL-2024 chromosome 9, UVic_Ocla_1.0, whole genome shotgun sequence genome encodes the following:
- the LOC139417391 gene encoding peroxisome biogenesis factor 10, with protein sequence MPLVGANQPQLIRSSQKDEYYQQCLRNNANEAFQTLAGSKRWLHWRKEIQLLSDLAYYGLTTFSGYQTLGEEYVSIIQVDPTLRRVPSRVRRGALVLLHSLFPYLLDKLLVCLENELEAGEEESQGGGIQRATVASPWSPGAWMRGWVRRALGLLTEPQRRACVPAVLALQQGLSILHRVHVALFYISGAFYHLGKRTAGVSYLRVRGVTGDDGDIRSSYRLLGVISLMQLTLSLALQLNNLRQRQRARQEWRQHRNLPSRSQSVDETDSPRASRCILCLEERRHSTSTPCGHLFCWECITEWCNTKTECPLCREKFQPPRLVYLRNY encoded by the exons ATGCCTCTCGTCGGTGCAAACCAGCCACAGTTGATTCGTTCAAGTCAGAAGGACGAATATTATCAACAGTGTCTCAGGAACAACGCGAATGAAGCTTTCCAGACTCTTGCAG GGTCCAAGAGATGGCTGCACTGGAGAAAAGAGATCCAACTCCTGTCAGACCTGGCATACTATGGTTTAACCACATTCTCAG GGTACCAGACGTTGGGCGAGGAGTATGTCAGTATCATCCAAGTGGACCCCACTCTGCGCAGGGTACCGTCGCGTGTCAGACGAGGAGCCCTGGTGCTCCTCCACAGCCTGTTTCCATACCTGCTGGACAAGCTGCTGGTGTGCTTGGAGAATGAGCTGGAGgcgggggaggaggagagccagGGAGGGGGAATCCAGAGAGCAACAGTGGCCAGTCCTTGGAGCCCCGGAGCCTGGATGAGAGGCTGGGTCCGGAGGGCATTGGGGCTGCTGACGGAGCCCCAGAGGAGGGCGTGTGTGCCGGCCGTGTTGGCCCTCCAGCAGGGACTCTCCATTCTCCACCGGGTGCATGTGGCCTTGTTTTACATCAGCGGGGCCTTCTACCACCTGGGGAAGAGGACGGCCGGAGTGAGCTAT CTACGGGTACGTGGTGTGACGGGGGACGACGGGGACATCCGGAGCAGCTACAGGCTCCTGGGCGTGATCTCCCTGATGCAGCTGACCCTCTCGCTGGCCCTGCAACTCAACAACCTCcgtcagagacagagagcccGGCAGGAGTGGAGACAACACAGGAACCTGCCCTCCAG gtccCAATCTGTAGACGAGACTGACTCTCCCCGTGCCTCTCGCTGTATCCTgtgtctagaggagaggagacactcgACCTCCACCCCGTGTGGTCATCTGTTCTGCTGGGAGTGCATCACAGAGTGGTGCAACACCAAG acGGAGTGTCCTTTGTGTCGTGAGAAGTTCCAGCCTCCTCGACTAGTCTACCTGAGGAACTACTAG